ATAGGCAGGCAATTTCAAAGATTTCTCCCCCAATACAGGACCCAATGATACCATGGTAACTGTAACTGATTCCGCAACAGTTGAAGAATAAAGAAGCACGTAATGCAAGCAAGAATGTAGCTAGGCTACATGTCCCTTGAAATCATCGTGTATACACAAGCCGATCTCAAAGATTTATCCACCAATGCAGGACTCAAGACATCACTGCTAACTTTAGTGTAACAGGAAATCAAACAATGACCGCACTCATGGTAAGCAACTGCAAGCAATTAACTGTACAAGATGTTATCTAccaaactaaaactaaactaaactaagaTAAATAGACCATTAGCATGTGGCGAACAAAACTGACTTTAATTAATTAGAAATCAGCATCAGTCACTATACATAGGGAAAACAGATTATGTAGTAAAAAAACAGATTATGTAGTACGTTTCTATATCAGGAAGTGAAAGTGTAAATCGCAAGACAACCAGCGGGTTCCAATAATCACCTTATGGGCATCCTCTATTAACAGGATATGCACAAGGTGGTTTCAGCATCCACAGTTTCTCCCCCAATGATGATATGCGTAAATGGCAATCTAAGAACAAGAACAAATTTGCCCCATGCATGTCCCTCTACAACCTATACAGCAATTTTACAGATGCTGCAAGAGGGCGCACAAACCCAACTTGATTTGGTATATCAACCCATATAGACACATATCATGTTGAAATAAGTACAGCGTGCATGATACACTCATCCTAATCTGTGTGGCAGTAGCACATTCTCATAAGAATGGACAGAAGATAGAATGCTGCTAAGACCCACAGCAATTGCAAGCAAGTGGCTTTGTGTACCCCCATTGGTTACCAATCACAAATGTTGAGTTTTACTTCAGTTAAGCATACAAGCAAATTTTATGTTCTAACTTGCAACTTTAATCATACATAAGCAAGTCAATTTCAGAGATATTTTCCCTAATGCAGGCTAACCCATATTGCACGGGCAAAACTATGCATTCTGACCAACATTAGTATAACAGAAAATTATATGCTAATGATTATACCAATGGTAACTGCAACTGAATCCCCAACAGTAGATGAATAAATAAGCATGCACTGTTAACAACAATTTACACACTACATGCCTCTAGAAATCAAGCGATGATAGCAGGCAATTTCGAAGGTTTCTCACCCAATACATGACCCAATACATAAATAGCAACATTAGTGTAACATAAAATCACGCGATGATAGCATGGTAACTGCAACTGATAATACAAGCAACAATGTAGCTAGGCTATATGTCCATTGAAATCAGCATGTACACAAAAGTTGATTTCAGAGGTTTATCCTCCAATGCAGGACCCGAGACATCACTGCCAACATTAGTGTAACAGAAAATCAAAAAATGACTGCACCCATGGTAAGCAGCTGCAAGCAATTGTCTGTCCTCAAACATTCGATGGATCAAAAAGCATGTAAACAACATAAACAGCATGTcccccagatgtgagttttactCCAGTTAAGCATACGCCCAGTTTTATGATCTTAAATTGCAATTTTGTCCATGGACCTTCAAATCATAAGTGCACAAGTCAGTCAATTTTGCAGATACTTTCCCTGATGCAGGCTAACACGTATTCCACAGGGGAACATATGCATTTGTACCAACACTAGTTTACCAGAAAAACAGAAAATGATGGGTATACATACAGATGGCTACTGCAACTGATTCTGAATAAATAAGCACACACACAGCTTAAACAACAACATAAGCTACATGTCCCTTGAAACCGTCATGTACCTACAAGCCAAATTTAGAGCCTTGTACTGCAATGCAATGCAGGACCCAAAAAACATGACACAAGGTAACTGCAACTGATTCCCGAGAATTCGATGAATAAACAAGCATGTATTGTAAGCAGACATTTGCAACTAGGCTATCATGTACATACAAGCCGATTTGAAAGCTCTCTCCCCCACAATGCAGGACCTACCCAGTACATCGCTACCAACATTGGTGAATCAGAAAACCAAACGATGACTGCACCCATGGTAAGCAACTGCAAGCAATCTTCTGTCCCCAAACAGTCTGACGGATCAACAAGCAGGTAAGGATGTAAACAGCAGTGCAGCAAGCGCCCTCCAACAGGAGTGCAGCCACAACAGCAAGTAGATCTACATACAAATCACCTACAGATCGCGCGAGGAGAAGCAAGCAAGCAGTTAAATAATAATCTAGGAAAACAGCACGGGGCTAATCCATCCGTCCGCCCGTGCACCAAGCTAAGGGACAGAGGCAAGGTACACTATTCATCCACACATGGGGCAAGCGAAGCGAAACGGCGCGGATGAGACGGGCGGGGAGAAGGGGATGCTTACTCTGGCCGTTGCGGGCGGTGAAGAGGACGGTGCCGGTGGGGTCGGCGACGAGGCACTCGGCGAcgcgggtgcgggcggcgggcTTGTCGAGGACGGCGCGGGCGGAGAGGACGCGCGCGGTGAGGTTGTGGCCGTGCGTCTGCGGCAGCAGCTTGTCGATGGTGGTGAAGACGGGCTTGCGCAGCTGCACGGCGGGCTTCCCGGCggtcggggcggcgggggcgtcgGGTGCGGGTGCGCCGCGGGTGGCGGCGGGTGCGGGGCCGCCGCGGGTGGCGGTGGGGCGGGGCTTCGCCGTCGACATCTCGCCGGAACACTAAACCCTAGAGAGCGAGGGGCGAGGGGGAGGGGGATTCCGGTGGTGGGGGTGGCGGTTACTTGCGGGAAGAGGGAGGCGAATGGGATGGGGATGGTTCGGCTCCTGTATAAAAAAAGGAAGGAGGAGGCGAATGGACGGGTCGTGTATGGGCCCAACTGCTCGCCGGCCCGGCCCAGCTTGAAGTGTCTGTGCCGGAACACACACGCTCCTAGTGGACTGGGTGGGCTAGGCTGCCCTGTGTTCGCCGGCTGCTGTATGTGGCCGCCCAGGTTCAAGCACGCCGACTATATCTCGCATCAAGCAAGTTGGAAGGATCTTTCGCTCAAGCATTTCTATGCCTTGCGTAGCAACTAGGATGGCCCACTTACCAAAAAGACGAGTAAAATGCATCATACGTCTTAAAACTATTGAAGGTGTGTCAAGGTAGTACCGAATCTATAAAATTGTGTATCTGAGTCCTAATAAAACTATTTATGTCGTCCACCAGAGGTCCTATACATCCTTGATCGGTCTTGATCTTCACACATGGCAAGTTGGCCACCGCCACGTAGGCAATATTTCGTACATACCCCCCTCCCCCGCCCCTAAAATGTTCTATGCTCTAATTTTCTGGCCTCTAGACAGAATCGCAAGCATCTTTCCAAATCCCGACCAGACAGCCTCAAGCTAATTACAGGAGTGAAGGGCTGCATAATTAGAAGAGAGAACAATTGAAGGGGGTTTTATGCATAATATTGCCTACACGGCGGTGCTCAGCCTGCCATGCGTGCGGGTCAAAGCTGACCAGGGATGTATAGGACTCCGGTGAACGACTTAAATagttttttttttctatttttggtTTTTTGTTTGTTTCCTTTTTCTTCTCATGTGTTTTTCCATTCTATTTGCATttgtttctttatttttctttttctttttcttttttctttcgtttattttgtttatttttcttttattcattCCTTTGTTTCTTTTTGTTTTCATTCTACGTTTTTTGTACATGTCAACAACATATTTCTAATACACgttcaacatttttttaatacatgattaacatttatTTTATACACATTTTTCAAAAAATTCAAGTACttcaataaaaaaaattcaaatacgagattaatattttttgaatacatgggcaacatctttcccatacacacttTTAAACCTTTTCAAATGCTTGTTTAAGATTAGAGAAGGGACAGTCAAGTAGCAGGTGCCGAAGCGTTTCCGGTGCCTGATCGCAGAGAAGACAGCGCGGATGATGTTGCAGTCTACGGCGGATTAGGCAGCCGACAGTCCAGCAGCGGTCCAAATTTGGCAATATCATCTAGATTCCCTCCCTGCCAGATGTCTTGGTATCCACATCAAGTTTTTCTTTGTAAACAGTAGGACGCTATTAATCAATTGAACATAGTACACAAAAATAATAATTAAGCATAGACACTAGATGGAACAAACCAAAATAATAAACACGGCCACCAAAGAGCCGCGGTAACTAAAATATATATCAAGGCTCTTCCAAGTGTGTCATCTCTTAGTATATATCCATATAAAGTAAAGCATAttcttctcctttgttcccgagTTTAGTTTTGTTCTGGACAAGACTCAGTCCCTGAGGTATAATCAAATCGAGTAGAAATAAACAAGGGTTAAATAGCTAGCATGGGGGTTGGGGAAGTCGACCTGTTCTAGTCAGTAGTACGAAGTAGTGTATGTAGTAGTCAAAACATTTTCTGACCATACAGGGAGCTGGGTCGGCAGCTAATATTGAGTGGAGCGGAAGACATGACATCCGCCACTAGAGCATCCTTTTCATCAAACAACATTATGTATGTTCAAAACTTGCAGGGCATTGACTTTGACTTGATTATTAAATATCAAAAGGAAATGGGAGGGAATTTTAGTTAGTAATACTTCCTTCGTTTCTAAATATGAGTCTTTATAGAGATTTCATTATGGACCACATACGGACacatatatatagatgcattttaaaatatagattcacttattttgcttcgtatgtagttcaAAGTAGAATCTCTAtaaagacttacatttaggaacggagggagtagtatatattCTTTACGTGCGTGAGTTTGACTTGTTGCTGTTccgggcagagagagagagagagatcagaGTCAAACAGAGAATTGACGGAGCATCCAAGCCAACCGGCAACCGGCCCACGGATCCCTGCCGGGTGCCGCAAAAACGATGGACGGACGGACTGAGTCGTTCTAAGCTAAACATCACTCTCCTGTCACACACATGGATTGACTAGCAGCATGCATGGACGGTGGACCTCCATTTTGATTGACTCTGCATGTGTAAATTTGTTATATATGCTGTGCATGACAAAACTTTTTCTTTTTCAAAAAGGCCTAAGGTCATAGGTTAAGTATCACAAGTCCTTATAAACATACCCTTGTAGAAAAATAAAATTACATCATAATTTTTAGGGGTGTCGAAATCTTCTTGCTCCTGCATCCACCGGTAGCGCGCCATGAGCAAAGCTCGATGCCGCCTCGCGGCCTCCGCCTCGATGAAGCAAACTTGTTTACACCCAGGAGTTTGTAGAAGCAGCGGCTGAGAAGTCATCGATCTCGGCCAGAAGATGCCGGCAACCGCGATCTACGTAGTAAATCGTTGCCCTGGAGAAGAAGACGCTTAAAAGAACATGTAGATACTATAAATACCATGAACGCCAACCGAATCCAGATGGATCCGTTGAAGACCAAATCCGATCCAATCCACAAAGATGCTTCAGGATTGGTGGGGATAACTAGCGTATAACTAGGAGATAATCAAGTCAGGATTGGTGGGGAGGGGGCACTAGCCCCCCGCCCCGTCCCCCTCTCATACCGCTGCTATACTATTTTCTAGAATATCCCCACTACTATTAAAAGCTTGAGTTGTGTTGGATTCATATAACAACTAGCTTCGGGTGTTTGGTAACCGAACCGACGAATTGAACCGCAATTAACCGAACTGTAACCAAATAGCTTGCGGTTAGGGCATTGCTACTTGTGATATTGTTGGTATTCCCCGAAGAGAAAAGATGCTGTCGTATGGTAGAAGATAATATTCCTCTTAGTTAAGGACCAAGATTTATCGAACCAGAAGGAGACGGCGCACGGACAACTTTAGCAGTACCTGCACACACACAAACAAATGTTTGCACGCCAACAAGGCAAGGGGGCGTCACTCACCTTGTTCTTGTCAGTTGCAAGTATCAAATTTGGTAGTGGTAGAGATAATAAATAAACATAGAAGAAAACAACAAGGAATTGTAAGATTTGTTTTATAATAGAGGTGAATGGACCCGGGGCCACAGCTTCACTAGAATATttgtgggtaaacaaattattgttgggttGTTGACAGAAttgtgcatagttatgatgatcatCCAATGCATAATCAATATATAGGCAttacgtctgtgacaagtagaccgcaATCCaactacatctactactattactccatcccaagacctctatccagcatgcatatgAAAGTATTAAGTTTATACAAACAGAGTAACagattaagcaagatgacatagtTACTATTGGTGATCAAGACTTCAAAGGTATCGGCCCCTTTGCCCGTTATTGGATAACTTCTTTTTTTGTAAGTGCGCTTTGTACTAAAAAGGTGACACGAGTGAATATGCAAAAATGTTAAGAGCTGTCTTGATGATACTAAATGTTCTAAAATGTTCAGTGTCTTTAGGAGTTAGCAATGTGCAGTTTCTTTTTCTGGTATCTTGTTTTATATGTATATAAACatgtcttcttcattgttgtTTACCGGCGCAGCAAAGCACACCTTTTGCTTCCAGTTAAGTACAACGTTAGCCTAATGTTTGCATGCATAGATAGACCATTAGATATCCTCTGCACAACATGACATCGCCAAATAATTTACGGCAGTAAGACCGAACCATTTCCCAACCCTCTCATACATCCTCACTCATGAGCCGTCGGATTTCATGTTTGGAATGCCCATGCCCGTCCGATCTGAGTTTAGATCGTGAATTGAGTCCGATGTCCTAATGGGCTTCTAACTCCCGTAGCATTTTTGGAAGCCCGTGGTTAATATGAGTATGGATTGTATTGTTGACCCGTTAAGCAATTTTTTGGTCGACGCCAAGCACCCATCAATCCCCTTCGGCTTGTGGGATTCCGGACGACATCCGAATTGGCCCGTGGACATTTGGTGACTCCCATTCGATGGATGACCAAATGTGTCCAGACATTTAGGGGCAGATTATTTGGTGTGCCGCGTCGGAGCTGCCCTCACCATCGATGCCATCCATCCATGTGTTGGCGCATGGAAGCGAAGCCCGAGAGCAAACGTCTTGCCCGCACAAGTTGGGCAACCGCCGGGGGTCGTCGGCCGGATGTTATCCAGAGAACACACACGCACCCATTGTGACGAGGCAAGCAACGAGAAGCATGAGTAAGTTGCACCGTTGCGGAAGCAGTTTGGCATGTATGATGAGGGTTCGTCCCATTGATCACGAAAAAAACACAACATCTCTGTGATGCATGCATGTCCCATGTATATGATGACATCATGATGGGCCATGATAATCCGAGTTTCCGACAAGTTTTCCCCCGTTTCATCGCTTAATTATTTAACCGGGCACAACAGTCCACGTGTACACAACAACATATATAATCTTTGTAAAACGGAACACAACAAACATATAGTTTAGCTAGCAACCGTGAACGAACTTGAACTTGGACTTGGGAAGGAGGACTCTTCGTGTGGAAATGAGGGGACTTCGAACCACACCCTCATGCTTCTCGCCCCCAACCACCCACGCGCCCGCAGCTAGGAGGACtaagatggcggcggcggcggccggaggaggggagCCGAACCACCTGGCCGAGGAGAGGGCGACCGCGCAGTTCGACGTCGACGGCATGAAGGTCGCCTGGGCCGGCTCTTGCCACGCCGTCGAGGTCGCCGACCGCATGGCCCGACTCGTCGCATCCGACCCCGTAAGCAGCAACCCCAACCCCCTCCCCCGTTCTAGTCAGCAGTTCGAAAGCTAATATTATCCTTTTCATCAAACAATATTACGTAGGTTCAAAACTTGCAGGGCAAGAAATTTTATTACCTGAGTTTTTGACCTTGATTTGGTTATAATACTCTCTCCGTTCCCAaatgtaagtctttttagagattccaacaagtgactacatacggagcaaaatgagtgaatgtatactttaaaatatgtctacatgcatccgtatgttgtagtccattttgaaatgtctaaaaagacttatactccctccgtttcaaattactcgtcgcagaaatggatatatctagaactaaaatacatctacaTACATCCATACCTACGacaagtaatttggaacggagggagtatttaggaACAAAAGGAGTACATCAAACGGAAAAGGGAGGAAATTTCCGTTGACTTGGATTGCTTTTCCGGCCAGAGAGAGTCCAAAGTCAAAAGGAGAATGGTCGGCATCCTTCTCCGGATTCATTCCTGAATTCACACGTGCAGCTCAGTAGTGACCAATCATCGCATATTCACATCAGTATCTTATCTAACTATTGTATCCTTTTTGGACGCGATGGTGactattttgttttgtttttttgctttGTTGAACGATGGTGACTATTGCCAGAATGCATGAGTAGGACGGAGCAACCAAGCCAACCGCCAACCGGCCCACGGATCCCTGCCGGCTGCCGCCAAACGAAACTATGTACGGACCAAGTCGTTCTACCCTAAAAAAAACCAAGTCGTTCTAACTTCTAAATCCAATCTTCTAAGCTAAACATCTTTTTTTTGCGAGAGAAATTTCCAATCTATTCAtcaatcatagcagtacagagaacacaagaggtaataaaaattacaactaggtctatggaccacctagcgacgactacaagcactggcgagccgaaggcgcgccgccgtcatcgcccctccatcaccggagtcgggcaaaccttgttgtagtagacagtcgggaagtcatcgtgctaaggccccaaaGGACCAACACACCAGAACAGCAACAATCGCCGATGAAGAGAGTTGTAGATTGGAAAGATCAAACCTGGAACCACACGAGCGAAGACGGACAAAAACTGGATCCAAAGAGATCCACCGAAGACCAGCACGGATCGAATCCCATGAGATCCgacggagacacacctccacacatcCTCCGACAACGCTATTCGCACCATCGGGACGGAGATAGGACGTGGAGGAGACATTATTACAACGGAGGGACATCACCGCCGCCACACAGCCCCAACCAAGACGTTCAACCTAGCAAAAGCGAGAACGGGGTCCCTCCCGCCGGCGGGGGGCCGAGATCCTCCGCACCTCCATAGGCCAAAGGCCATCGGAGGCGGGGCGGATCCGCGGCGGCGCCGACGGGTGGAGGAAGGAGACGTTTCTTGTGGAGGAGGAAAGGGTCCTGAAATAGAATATTGCTTTCGTTCTAAGCTAAACATCACATACAAGGACTAACTAGTAGCATGCATACGCGCGCCTCCATTTTGATTTGACTCTGCATGTGTAAAACAGTTATATATGCTGTCCAtggcaaaaagaaaaagaaaaggcctAAGGCCATATATTAAGTATCACAAGTTCTTACAAACACACCCTTATAGTACTGCGGTATGGCTGGGTTCGGGCTTGAATGAGATTGTAAAACTGGTGTTGGCTGATTTGCCGCCTTAAGTAATAGAATCCCCTtcaccccgcaaaaaaaaaacctTATAAAAAACGAAAATCACGTCCAAAGACAGTGCATCCTATAACGGCCGTTGTTGTCGGGTATTGGAATGCCCTTAGCCTCCCGAGTAGTTGCGCATATCAATATGATGTAGATGCGAAGTTGAAAGAGAAGCAATAATTCCTATAAAAAGGTTGAACTTGGATATGTTATACTAACCACGAGGGAGCCGACCGCCTCGTCCCTACGAGAGGTCGTGAAGTATGACATGCCAGCAATATGTCTAGTTGGCATTGCACGGGTCTGCGTGATACTTGTTATGATACCCCCGCTATGAGAAGTCTTGGAAGAATGAATTGTTATGAATAcataacactagtagaaaacagggcataggtcacagggcagttttcacattagccccggttcagtcacgaaccgggacccatgggggcattggtcccggttcgtgagcccagggggccggccggggcctcgtgggcattggtcccggttcgtatggaaccatttgtcccggttcgagccacgaaccgggactaatggtcctcgctcctggcccacaaccatttgccccggttcttggcatgaaccgggacagaaggcccggatttagtaccggttcatgccacgaaccgggaccaatgaggtgcctatatatacccctcgcccgcgagcagagcactccagtgctctgtttttctctagccggcgaggggagggctttgtggtgctctagctcacctcctatgcacatgaggtgttcgctgaaatgcccgagccacactagttaagctttgtcctctcgaagctcgacctcaaagctccattttcctcgagatttgtctaggtttagcggcccgtcacgtcccattcccgtcttcaccgccgtcgaccgcccgcgccgatctcgtcgccggcaacaccgtggtgagcctcttgttcttatcttctttttgaaagaaaaaaaattcttactttagatagatacttgtctaattttcttactattttattccttcttattacatagtgcgatggttttggtatccgcccccgtcggccctcgtcctgtctatgattcggatgtggtatatattatctttttataactatttgattcatttattgtttatgacaaatataccgaccagcgtgacatagattttatttatctaggaggtggttgaaccggaaattctaaccgaccctattgtcgagaggttaaatttagttgaagaagaaaacaattacttgaaggaaaaaataaaaaaaattgaggaggagaagatgatattggagttgcatgttgcggatgtcgtcgatgatcacaagatcaagatggatgcaatgcgcttgaagattagaaagattagaaaatatgccattcataccgaggcttggtatcattatgccgttggatcaattgttaccttggttgcgattatgatcgcatttgttttcgcattgaaatgttttaaatagtttcaatgtatggtttaattaattagatgctctggagagctatatatatgttgttagatgagaactatgtatgtactttggttctaatgtgatgatgaacttctattaatttggtcacttaattatctattcatgatgttctgtaatggtttttgacacacttaattatatataatgcac
This sequence is a window from Aegilops tauschii subsp. strangulata cultivar AL8/78 chromosome 7, Aet v6.0, whole genome shotgun sequence. Protein-coding genes within it:
- the LOC109742881 gene encoding uncharacterized protein At4g28440 — translated: MSTAKPRPTATRGGPAPAATRGAPAPDAPAAPTAGKPAVQLRKPVFTTIDKLLPQTHGHNLTARVLSARAVLDKPAARTRVAECLVADPTGTVLFTARNGQIEMLKPGNTVIFRNARIDMFKDTMRLAVDKWGLIEVVEEPAGFKVNEDNNMSEIEYELVNVPPKKQERKK